A DNA window from Solanum lycopersicum chromosome 3, SLM_r2.1 contains the following coding sequences:
- the LOC138347448 gene encoding uncharacterized protein yields the protein MLWRSYVESQPARAPPMTSALLSSLFMEKYIPQTLRDKRRDEFLSLQQGRMSVAAYEAKFHALSRYATHLCFGPKERIRRFVKGLRLDLRIPSLEVAAAAKSLKEVVNFLIEVKGVNLDEFTTTSTFMKFRKGGELSASYSIVQSSRGYPALPIQPSLQAVTRGSITYQKYCPKQSYRSLVVRGRGGHGRGHHYGGRGGQDNGGHPFTRSGGQLGPTAAKLGTGNGQTGDRAHCYCFPGRYEAETSDDVITGTLLVYDCMASVLFDPGSTFSYISSSHGTGLDLYCDFFDMPIGVSTPVELPGMPPDRDIDFCIDPKLGTRPIYIPPYRVDPAELRELKDQLQELLGKGFIRPSASPWGAPLLFVKKKDGSFRMCIDYRQLNMVTIKNKYHIPRIDDLFDQLQVSFLAHMISKDGVMVDASKIEVVKSWLTKLTKQNVPFVWSEECEERFLKLKTLLTTAAILALQGKVLMQERNVNGYALRKLKVHEDALRRKAGSMGSLPHLQVSRHPLAREVQTLANDFMRLEVLEKGEFLASVEARYYFLDKIKGKHFADEKLSQIRDMVLQGEAKEAIIDE from the exons ATGTTATGGCGATCATATGTTGAGAGTCAACCAGCAagggcaccacctatgacttcggcattattatctagcttatttatggagaaatatATACCCCAGACTTTGAGAGATAAGAgaagagatgagttcctgagcctacagcaaggaaggatgtctgtTGCTGCATATGAGGCCAAATTtcatgcactatccaggtatgccactcatCTTTGCTTCGGTCCaaaagagaggattcgccgctttgtgaaaggattgaggttaGATTTGCGAATTCCATCTTTAGAGGtggctgctgcagcaaaatccttgaAGGAAGTGGTTAATTTTTTGATAGAGGTAAAGGGGGTGAATTTAGACgaattcacaacaacatcaacatttatgaagtttcgtaagggaggtgagttatCTGCTTCTTACTCAATAGTGCAGAGTTCAAGAGGTTATCCAGCCCTTCCTATTCAGCCTTCATTGCAGGCTGTAACAAGGGGGTCTATCACATACCA gaaatattgtccaaaacagagttacagatccctagtagttagaggtagaggtggtcatggtagaggccacCATTATGGGGGACGTGGTGGCCAAGATAATGGTGGTCACCCATTCACTCGGAGTGGCGGGCAACTTGGACCTACTGCAGCAAAGCTTGGTacgggcaatggacagacaggtgatagggcccattgttattgTTTCCCCGGGAGGTATGAAGCGGAAACATCTGATGATGTTATCACAGGTACTCTTTTGGTCtatgattgtatggcttctgtattgtttgatcctggatccacattttcatatatatcttcCTCACATGGTACTGGTCtagatttatattgtgatttttttgaCATGCCTATtggtgtctctactcctgtgg agcttcctggtatgccaccggatagggatattgatttttgtattgatccgaagctgggtactcgccccatttacATTCCCCCTTATAGAGTGGatccagctgagttaagggagttaaaggaccaacttcaagagttgttaggtaaaggttttattagaccgagtgcatctccttggggtgctcctcttttatttgtgaagaagaaagatggaagttttcggatgtgcatagactacaggcagtTAAATatggtaactattaagaacaagtatcacattcctcgcattgatgatttgttcgatcaattacaag tgtccttcttggcgCACATgatttctaaggatggagtgatggtggatgcttctaagattgaagtagtgaagagttgg CTGACCAaattgactaagcagaatgttccatttgtatggtcggaagAATGTGAAGAAAGATTCTTGAAACTCAAGACATTGTTGACTACTGCAGCGATTCTTGCCTTGCAAGGaaaag tgctaatgcaagagagaAATGTGAATGGTTATGCTTTGAGGAAATTGAAAGTGCATGAag atgccttaagaaGAAAAGCAGGAAGCATGGGTAGTTTAccccacttacaggtttctagacacccattggctagagaggttcagactctggctaatgactttatgcggctggaagtactagagaaaggagAATTTTTGGcctctgtggaggcaagatattactttcttgacaagattaagggaaagcattTTGCTGATGAGAAGCTAAGCcaaattcgagatatggtattgcaaggagaggctaaagaggcaataattgacGAGTAA